A segment of the Synechococcus sp. CBW1002 genome:
CCATTCCCCCGTCTTGCTGCCGTCCCCCCGCACTGCCACCTCCCTGTCCCGGCTGCTGAGCGGTTGGGCGGCGGGGGGGTTCGGGCTGGTGGTGGTGCTGCTGGGCGGCTGGTGGTTCACCGTGGCCCTGGGCGTGATCGTGCATCTGGGGCTGCTGGAGTTCTTCCGCATGGCCCAGTTCAAGGGGATCCGGCCTGCCACCAAAACCACCCTGGTGGCCTGTCAGATCCTGCTGTTCACCACCATGGCCGCCACTGATGGCGGCGGCTGGCTGGCGGTCGACCTGTCAGCGGCGGTGCTGCCGGTGTCGGGGGCGGTGATCTGCGGCTGGTTGCTGTTGCAGCCGGTCACCGGCACGATCGCCGACATCGCCGCCTCGATCTTCGGGCTCTTTTATCTGGGCTTTCTGCCGAGCTACTGGATCAAGCTGCGCGAGCTCGCCGATCCGATGCTGGCCCCGAATCTGGCCTCAGCCCCGCCGCTGTTCACCCCCGGCATGGCGCTGATGCTGCTGGCCTGCCTGCTGATCGTGGCCACGGACATCGGCTCTTACATGATCGGTCGCCGCCTGGGCCGGCACCCCCTCTCGCCGATTTCCCCCGGCAAGACGGTGGAGGGAGCCCTGGGCGGAGTGGGCTGTGCCGTGCTGGTGGGTGTGCTCGGAGGCGTGCTGCTGGGCTGGCGCTGGGGCTGGCTGGTGGGGGGCGTGCTCGGCGGGGTCGTCGCTCTGTTCGCCCTGGTGGGCGATCTCACCGAATCGATGATGAAGCGGGATGCCGGTCTGAAAGATTCCGGTGATGCCATCCCCGGCCACGGCGGCATTCTGGATCGGATCGACAGTTACTTGTTCACCCCGGCGGTGGTGTATTCGCTGGTGAGCCTGGTGCTGCCGCTGCTCGACCGCTGAACCTCGCCCCGCTCATGACCGCACCACCCGACACCGCCGAAGCCTGCCGCCGGGCCCTGCTCGAGGCCCAGGCCCATCCACCGCCGCAGCGCCGGGATCTGCGGCCCGTGGTGGAGCAGCTGGAGCGGCTGCAGCCGGCGGATCTGGAACGGGACCGGGCCCTGCTGCGCGGGGTCTGGGAGCTGTTCTGGAGCAGCAGCTCCCAGCCCTGGCTGCGGGAGGCCCCCTGGCTGGAGAATCTGCAGGTGCTCGATCCGGAGGCCGGCCGGGCCATGAATCTGCTGCGGCTGCGGGGACCCCTGGGGGGAGTGGCGGCGATCAGCGTGGTGGCGGCCATCGCCGTCGAAGGCCGCCAGCGTGTGAGCGTGCGCTTCGAGCGGGGCGGCTGGATCGGCCCCACCCTGGGGGCCTGGCGCCCCGAGCTGCTGGCCCGGGTGCGGCAGGCCACGCCGGCCTGGCTCGACATCACCGTGCTCGACCAGGAGCTGCGCCTCTGTCGCGGCAACGCCGGCACCCTCTTCGCCCTGCGGCGCCGGCCGGATCTACGGCCGGAAGACCTGCTGCCGGCCGCCTGAGAGCCTTCCAGCGCTGGGGTCAGGCCAGGCGGGGATGGGCGAAGTTCTGGGTGAAGTCCATGGCGGGCAGGGGCGGGATACTTCCGCTCTAGCCAGTCCGGGGAACCCCGCCATGGTCCAGGAGCCAGAGATTCTCGATGTCGATCTGCTCCGGTTCGAACGCGGCGATGGAGCTGCCCGGCGGGCGGTGGTGGATGGGGTGCGCCGCAGCCTGGCCACGGGCTTCGTCTACACCAGCAGCGATCTGCCCGAGGACCTGCTCGATACCGCCTACGGAATGCTGGCGCGGTTCTTCGCCCTGGAGCCAGAGGTCAAGCAGCGCTTCCGGGCACCCGGCAGCCATGGCCAGACCGGCTACACGGGGCTTCTGGTGGAAACGGCCGCCGGCAGCGAGCAGGCGGACTGGAAGGAAATGCTCAACTGGGCCGCTCCGCTGGCGGCGGCTCATCCCCTGCGGCGGCGCTATCCCCATCTCTATCCCGAACCGGTGCTACCCGAGCAGGTGGTGCCCGGCATCACGGCCGTACTGGGCCACTTTCATGCTGCCGTGGCTGATCTGCAACGGCGCGTTCTGCGGGTGATCGCTCTGGGGCTCGGCTGCGCCGAGACGCTGTTTGAGGAGATGGTGCAGGACGCCCCCACCCTCACCCGCGCGATCCGCTACCCACCAATGGCGCAGGCCCCCAGCAGATCGCACCTGTGGGCGGCTGCCCACGGCGACATCAACCTGATCACGGCCCTGCCGCGGGCCACGGGGCCGGGCCTGCAGGTGAAGGTGCAGGGCCAGTGGCGGGATGCCCTGCCGCCGTCTGGGCGGGTGATCCTCAACAGCGGCCTGATGCTGGAGCGGCTCAGCAATGGCCTGATCCCAGCCGGCTGGCACCGGGTGGTGGCACCTCCAGGCAGCAGCGAGCAGCGGCTCAGTGTGGTGCAGTTCTGCCACGCCCGCCCCTGGACGGTCCTGGCGCCCCTGCCCAGTTGCTGCACAACGGAGAACCCACCGCGCCATGCCGGCATCAGCGCGGCCGATGCGCTGGAGGATGTGCTGTTTCAGATTCAGCTGCTGGAGACACCAAGCCCTGCGGAATCGTCGCCGCCCCTGGATCAGAGACAGCCGTCGTGAGGCGCTTGCCGGAGTTGGCCGTAAAGGTTTCGTTCACCCATGGCAGTCTGTCGGCGCGCTGTCACCACGGCTGAACCCAGGCTGGCGGAAGCGTGTCAGGCTGCGGCCCGGTTTGCGGCCGAGACCCATGATCCAGGCTTCGGTCGCCCATGGGCACGAGCTCCGTGAGATCGCCGCCCAGTTTCATCCCGGCGCGGGCATCATCGCCATTGAGCCCCTGGGGCAGGGCAATGTCAACGACACCTTTCTGGTGTCGCTGGCTGGACAGACCCAACCACCCCTCGTGTTGCAACGCCTTAACAGGGAGGTCTTCCGCCAGCCGAAGCTGGTCATGCGCAACATGCAGATCGTGACCCGGCATGTCGCCGCCCGTCTGCAGGACCTTCCGGATGATCCCGACCACAGCGGCGCCTGCAGGCGCTCCTGGGAGATGCCGCACATCCTTACCCCAACCGATTCTGCCGATCCCTGGGTGGAGCGCGATGGCCAGATCTGGCGGGCCATGACTTATGTACCGGCCGCCCGCAGCCTGGAGATGGCCCGGGATCCGGCGCAGGCGCGTGAAGTGGGCTATGGCCTTGGCATGTTTCATCACCTGATCAGTGATCTCCCGGTCGATCAGCTGGCAGACACGCTGGAGGGATTTCACATCACCCCCACCTACCTGGCCCAGTACCACCAGCTGCTGGGTCGTTGTTCAGCGCCGCCCTCGGCGCAGGAGCACTGGTGTCAGCAGTTCATCGAGAGCCGCCAGTCGCTGGCGCCGGTGCTGGAGGAGGCCAAGGCCCGCGGTGAGCTGCAGCTGCGCCCGATTCACGGCGATCCGAAGATCAATAACGTGATGCTGGATGCCGCCAGCGGCGAGGCCATCGCCCTGATAGATCTCGATACCGTCAAACCGGGATTGGTTCATTACGACATCGGCGATTGCCTGCGTTCCTGCTGCAACACCCTCGGTGAGGAAAGCCGTAATCCTGAGGCGGTGCAGTTCGATCTGGGGCTATGCGAAGCGCTGCTGGAGGGTTATCTGTCCGTGGCCCGGCAGTTCCTCACCACCGCCGATCACCAGTATCTCTATGCGGCGATCCGGCTGATCGCTTTTGAACTGGGTCTGCGCTTCTTCAGCGATCATCTGGCTGGCAACGTGTATTTCAAGACCAGCGATCCCCTCCAGAACCTCCGGCGCGCCCAGGTGCAGTTCCGGCTTGTCGAAAGCATCGAAGCGCAGGAAGGACCGATTCGGGCGCTGCTGAAGCGGCTGGGGGGAGCCTGAGATGGGAGTCCAGTCGGAGCCTGAGATGGAACCCCAGCTGCAGCCGGAGGCCCAGAGCTTCACCCTGGTGCCGTTCCGCAGCGCCCCCGCCACACCCGACCATCCCACCGCCGACCCATGTCTGCCGGGACTCTCCCTGACGGGCTTCATCCAGCGCCTGGGCCCGGAGCTGCGGATCCACTACTGCCTGCGGGCCCCTCTTGCCGAGTTGCTGGTGCCTCCACCGGCACAACAGCCGCAGCGCTGTGATGGCCTCTGGATGCACACCTGCCTGGAGGCCTTCCTGGCGGTGGAAGGGGACGATCGCTACTGGGAGATCAATCTCTCGCCTTCGGGCGATTGGAACGTCTATCGCCTCGAGGGCTATCGCCTCGGCCTCACCCCCGAAGCCAGCGTCAGGGCGCTGCCCTTTCTCAGCCAGCAAAGCCCCCAGCAGCTGGAACTCGCGTTTCACTGCCACCTGCCGCCACCTCTGGCGGCAGCCGCTTCCGTGCAGGTCGGCATCAGCGCCGTGATCGAGCACCGCGGCGGCGCCCTCAGCACCTGGGCCCTGGACCACCCTGGCCCCGAAGCCGATTTCCATCGCCGCGAGGGTTTTCTGCTGCGGATCTGATTGGTCGGATCTGTCGCCAATTCAGAGCCCCAGCTGCCGACGACCCACGACCATGCCAAGCCAGTAGCCCCCTGCCAGCACCAGCAAGCCCGGGGCGGTGAGCGCCTTCAGCAGCAGCAGCGCCCCCACCAGCCACGGCACCATCAGCAACAGGCCCATGCCGAGTTGGTTCTGGCGGCGGGCCAGCCGGCCACCGCCCTGGACCAGGGCAGGCACGCCACGACCGAGGCCGAAGCCGAGCAGACCTCCCAGAAGACCTCCCATCAGAATGGAGACGATCGCAAACACGAGGAACGAACAACGGATTGGAGCAGTCTGATCCTGGCCCGTTACGCCAGCGGCCGCTGGCGCTGATCCTGCTGCGGCCCAGCCGGCTGCGGGCCCTCGGATGAGCAGACACGCGAAGGCCCTGAGTGCCCGGCAGGTCTTCCTCCGCAGGGCCGATGCCGTCGTGGCCGTCGAGGTGGCCGACGGGATGGGCGCCGGTGTGGTGCTGAGTCGATCCGGGTTGATCGCCACCAGTCACCACCTGATCGAAGGCTGGAGCCATGCGAAGGTCCGCTGCCGGGATGGGCGTTGCAGTGCGGCGCCGATCGTGCGCTCCTTCCGCGACTGCGACCTGGCCTTCCTGCAGCTGGATGCCGCCACCGCCGCGGACACCTGCCGGGGGATTCATGGGGCCCTGATCGCTGATCGCGCCCCAGCGGGGCGGCTGCCTGCCATCGGGGAAACGGTCTATGCGATCGGCCATCCTCTCGGCCTCGACTACACGCTCACCCAGGGAATCGTGAGCGGCGTGGACCGGGAGATCGAGGGGCGCCGCTTTCTCCAGATCGATGCGGCGATCAACCCAGGCAACAGCGGCGGCCCCCTCTACGACGTCCATGCCGAGCTGGTGGGCATCATTGCCTGCACGCGGCTGGAATCGGAGGGGCTCAACTTCGCTGTTCCGGCCGTTCGGCTCTACCAGCTGTTCAACCTGTACCGGCAGGAACGCCAGCAGGGTGTCCTGCAGTACTGCAGCGTCTGCGGAGCGGCCAGCCGCGACCTTCACTACTGCGATCACTGCGGCGCCCTGCTGGCCCGGATTGATCCCAGCTTGGAGCCTGCTGAGGAGGAGTCGGCAGAGGAGCCTGCAGACCCGCAGCCCTCAGGGCTGGAAGCAGAGGGTGTCGTGGATCCGGGTATCGATCCAGCTGCCGATCCCGTTGCCGATCCAGTGGCGAGCAGCGCCTGTCCGGTCTGCGGGAGCTTCTGCCAGCCGCAGCAGCGATACTGTGCGGTCTGCGGTGCCACGCTGTAGCGGCCGGCTCCCCTGACGGGATCGATTCCCTGCCTGTGTCCCCTTGGCAACACTGCCGCGATTCCTGGCGGAGCTGGTGGCGAGATTGTCGCTGCCGCCACAACCGGTCAGCCCGGTGGAAGATGCGGTGGATCTGGTGGACGAGGTGCTCGAGAGCCTGGGAGTGAGCGGTCAGCGGCAGGATGGCGAGGAGGGATTCGACTGGAGCTTTCAGGTGGGCAGCGCCCCGATCGAGGTGGCGATCCATCCCAACCCTGTGCTGGGCGAGCTGACTCTGGAGGTCCGCTCGCCGATGCTGAAACTTCCCTGCGGCAATCTGCTGGCCCTGTACCGCCGCTGCCTTGAGCTGAACCGGATCGTGGTGGGCTGCTCGATCGGTGTCGATCAGGACGTGCTCGTGGTGGCCGAGGAACGCCGCCTGCCTGGTCTGGATCCACCGGTCTTTCTGCAGATGCTGCTCAACGTGGCCAGCGCCGCCGATCAGTTCGATGACGAGCTGGCCATGGAATTCGGCGCCATCAAGCTCGGGCAGGAATCGGCAGACCCCGATCCGGAGTAGCAGCCCCGATCCCAAGGATGGGGCCAGGATCAGAATGCCGCCATCCGATCCTGCCGCGACGGTCATGCCGACTCCCTCGCAACTCCTGCCGGAAGCCGACCGCGATCTGCTGCGGATCCTCTGCTGCGTGGCCTGGTCGGATGGGGATTTCGCTGCCGAGGAGAAGCAACTGCTGCAGCGGCTGGTGGCGACCTACTTCCTGCCCGAGGTGGATCCGCTCAGCGCTGCTGATACTGCCGAGGCCCTGGCCGATGAGGCCATGCAGATGGAGGGGATCGAGGAGCTGGTGCAACGCCTGCAGACCGAATCGGATCGCCAGCTGGCCCTGAAACTGGCGTTCATGATGATTCGTGTCAGCACCAGCCCTGGCGACGCCTCCAGCATCAATCCGATGGAGCGGGTGGCGTACCGGCGGCTGGTGGAGGCCCTGGGGCTGGGCGAAGCCAAGGTGCAGGAATGCGAGTGGGCGGCGGAGCAGGAGCTGCGTCAGCACTCCGGCCTGCGGGGCATCCTGGCGAGCCGCTTTGAGTGGCTGGGGGCCTGGCCGTCGCAGGAGCTGCTGGAGACTCCCGGCATGCAGTGGCTCTGAGGTCCAACTGTGAGCGGCGTCACGGATCCCGAAAGGAATCCGCCGCCGAATCCAGAGACTCAATGTCTGAAACAGCTTGCTCTGGAACCTCCAGTTCCAGAGAGATCAGCTCCAGCTCCCGTCCATGCCGCAGCTGCCGGCTGATGGCGCCGCAACCGGGGCAGGTGGGGTCGCCACCGGCGCCGCTGAACTCCAAGGCGCAGACCTGACAGAACCAGCTGGCGGCCACGGGCTCGATCCGCAGGGTGGAGCCCTCCGCCAGGCTGCCTTCCATCACCACGGCATGGGCGAAGTGGAGGGCCTCGGCCTCCACGCCGGCCAGGCTGCCGATCCGCAGGGTGATCGCCACGATCCGACCGCCGTCGTGGGCCAGGGCCTGCTCCACCGCCAGATCCCGCAGCTGCTCCAGCAGGCTCAGTTCGTGCATGCGTCCTCCGGCCCGGCCAGCCAGCGCCATAGCAGGGCACGGGCCTCGGGCACCTGGCGTTGCAGGCGTGGCGACCAGTGGGTGCCATGGCCGAAAGACTCGCCCGGCACCAGCAGCACCCAGGCCGCCGGTCTATGGCCGTAGACCCGGGCACAGAGCTGGAGCAACTGCTCGGCCCCGCAGCGATGCGCACCCAGACCGCCATCCCTTGAGCAGTCCGCCGCCGCGCCATCGGCACCGCCCTCCACGCTGTCATCCGCGTCGCCCTCAGGGCAGCGCTCCCCTTGGCAAGACACGGATGCCAACCGCTCCAGACGCGGCTGATCAGCTCCTCGATCGCCGGCGTCAGCGAGCCAGGCATCCACGAACAGCACCCGCTCGCTGCGGGCCAGATCCGCGGCCAGTTCCGGCAACAACTGGTGGCAAGGACGCAGCTCAAGCTGCACAAGGAACTCCTGCGCCCGGCTGTCCTGCTCCAGGTCCTCCACCAGCCACCGGCCCACCCCGTCGTCCTGGCGGAGGGGGTTGCCGATGCCGATCACCAGAACCGTCGGCTCCGCTGCCATCAGTACCGCCGGCGAGCCGCCATCACTGCCGTTGCCGCGCCGCCAGCAGCGCTCCATCGGCAGCGCGCAGCTCGATCCGCAGGGGCATCTGGCCTGCCGCGTGGGTGGAGCAGGACAGGCAGGGATCAAAACAGCGAATGCCGGCTTCGACCCGGTTGAGCAGGGGCTCGGGGATCTCGGCCTCGGCTGCCACCGGCTCGGCGATGAACTCCCGGGCGATCTGGACCACGGTGCGGTTCATGGCCAGGTTGTTCTGGCCGGTGGCGATGATCAGATTCACCCGGGTGATCAGGCCGTCATCGTTGACCCGGTAGTGGTGAAACAGGGTGCCGCGCGGGGCCTCGCTCACCCCCACCGCCTCCTGGGCGTTCAGGGAGGCACGGGCGCGGATGCGGCCCTCCATGAGGCTGTCATCGGTCACCAGCTGCTCGATCCCCTCCAGGCAGGCGACGATCTCCACCAGCCGGGCGTGGTGATACGCGAAGGAGGAGGTGACAACGCGACCGCCGCTGGCCGCCGTGCCGCTGCGCTGGCGGAACTCGATCAGCTCGGCATCGGCCCAGGGGGTACCGATCGCCTCACACACATTCAGCCGTGCCAGGGGACCCACCCGGTAGAGGCCATCGGGGTAGCCCCGCGGCTTGTAGTAGGGGAATTTCAGGTAGCTCCAGCTCTCCACCGCCTCGCCCAGAAACGAGACGTAGTCGTCTTCCGAGAGGTCGTCGGCCACGATCCGGCCGTCGCTGTCGATGAAGCGGATCAGGCCGTCGATGCACTCCCAACGGCCGCCTGGCCCCACCAGGCCCATGAACAGGGAGGGAAAGTCGCCGAAGCAGCGCTGCTCGTGCTGCAACGGCCCATCCAGCAGCGTTTTGTACATCTCCAGGGCCAGGGCCACCGTGGCCCTGGCCTCCGGCAGCCGCTCCAGGATCCACTGCCGCGCCTCGGCGCTCAGGGGCGTGCGCACGCCGCCGGGCACAGCCCAGGCCGAGTGAATCTTGCGGCCGCCCAGCAGCTCCAGCACCTGCTGGCCGAACTGACGCAGGCGGATCCCGGCACGCGCCAGGTCGGGATCGGCCGCCATCAGGCCGAACACATTGCGGTGGGCCGGATCGCTCTCCCAGCCCAGCAGGAAATCAGGACTGCTGAGGTGGAAAAAGGAGAGGGCGTGGCTCTGACAGATCTGGGCGAGGTTGAGCATCCGCCGCAGCTTGCGCGCCGCCGGCGGCGGCTGCACCGCCAGCAGCTTGTCGCCGGTCTTGGCAGCGGCCAGCAGGTGGCTCACCGGGCAGATGCCGCAGATCCGCGCCGTGATGCCGGCCATCTCGGTGAAGGGCCGTCCCTCGCAGAAGGTCTCGAAGCCGCGGTATTCCACCACGTGGAAGCGGGCATCGGCGATGCGCCCGTCGTCGTCGAGGTGGAGGGTGATCTTGGCGTGACCCTCGATGCGGGTGACGGGATCGATCGTGATCGTGCGGGTCATGCGATCTCCTCAGCCGAAGCCCATCCACCACCTTCAGCATGGCCCGAATCCAGCTGCCTGGCTGGCCTCAGCCGGGATCGCCGTTCCGGGCGATGGGGTGGCTTGTGAGTCGGCCTTCGGCCTCGAGGCGCAACGACATGGTGCGCTGCACCACGTACACCAGCTGGGCAGTGCTCCAGCCGGCCATCAGCACACCGTTGACGGCTTCCGCCACGCTGAGCAGACGCCAGCAGGCCGGCAGGGTCACATCGCCATAACCCAACGTGGTGTAGGTGATCCCCGAGAAATAGAGGCTTCCTCCCAGGCCAGGGAATAACCCCAGACCCCGATACACCAGGGCCCAAAGCAGGATTTCCACCAACAGGGCCAGGGCCGTGAGCAAGGCCATCACCAGAATCACCAGCAGCCGGCGCCAGCTGCGGCGGGCGCACCAGGCGTTCAGTCGTGGCCGGTGGGTGAGTTCCGCCTGAATCACGGTGACCAGGGCGTGAACCATGGCGGTGACGATCAGCATCCCCAAGCCAAGGCCCAACTGACCCGCCAGGCCCATGCAGCGGCTGGATGCCTCAAGGGGGCGGGCCTGGGCAACGGCTGGCAGCGCTGCTGCGAAGAAACCAAGGACCACGGCAGGCCTGAGCCTGGTCTGACCGGGAAAGCGTGACATCATCGTGGTCGGGCGGACGCCGGACTGGGCATCTCCGGCATCGGCAACCCGAGCCAGCTGGCCTCCTCTCGAGCAGCGGGCAAGCAGCGCTCCAGCTCCTGGGGACAGGCACTTGGGTCGCCCCTGAGCTGGTTGTAACGGCGCAGGGCGGAGTTTGGGAAGAGCAACAGGCCAACAGCCAGGGCCAGGCCGCAACCCATCAGGTAATCGATCCATCGATTCGGGATGTACCAGGCCACCAGGGGGCCATAGCCGATGAAGGCCACACCGCTGGAGATCAGCGCGGTGCGCAGGTAAGCGGTGCCGTTGAGCGCGATCAGCAAGGCCGCCGTCCCGCCCATCACCAGTCCCGTCTGCAGGCTCCCCATCCCCAGGGTGTTGAACACCAGCAGGGGCATGAGGATGCCGAGGCTGACCCCCACCATGCGGTCCCGAACCCGGGCGAGAGTGTCGCCGATGCTGTCGTTCAGCAGCAGCACCACCCCGAAGTAGAGGTATTTCGGCGTCACCGCGCCCACACCCTCGCCGATGGCCAGGGCGAGGCTGGCGAACACCAGCTTTCGCCAGAAGAACGGCGATGCCAGACCCTGGCGCATGCTCTGGGCCAGGGGAGGATCCATCTGTTTCTCCGGGGCCGCCGCGACGGGTTGGGGCGTCACTGCCGGTGCAAAGGCGACCTGTATCACGGTGCCGGTGACCAGGCCGAGGGTGATGGCGATCAACTCCTGACCCCAGGCACTCCAGCTGGGCGAGCTGCTCAGCAGGGGCAGCACCCCCGCCACGGCTATCACCCCGGACAGCAGCCGCAGTTTTGCCGGCAGCATCAAGGTGAGGACCTGCATCAACGCCGCCACCAGTCCGAACACGAACACCTGCGGCACGGAGGCCAGGGCCAGACCCACGCTCACCCCGATCGCCATGCAGACCCCGACCAACACCAGCAGCACCGGATAGATCGCCAGGGGCCAGCGGCTGAAATCAGGTCGCACCACCAGGGCCGCGATCACCGAGCCATAGGCGATGGCATCGCCGCTCAGGCCGATCCCGCCGCAGACGGCACCGGCAAAGGCGGCCGCCAGGCCGATCACCAGGGCTGCGCGCAGCTGGGTCATTCAGGAGGGGGGTGGACGCAGGGCCTGCGCCCAGCCCACCAGCAGCACCACCAGCAGCAAGGCCACCCAGAACCACAACCGCGGTGGCGAGCTGATGATGGCAATCACCAGCAGCACCAGGGCAATCCAGGGGGCGGGTTGGCGCCAGGGCGCCAACCATCGATCACGGTGGTTCATCGGTTGGCACGCTTCATCGGTAGACCCCTCTCATCGCTCCGCCCCCCCCAGCCAGCGGAGGAACGGCAACACGAAACTCACCAGAGAACGGCGCTCCACCTCCACCTTGGCCTTGGCGGGCGTGCCGTTCTCCAGGGGCAGATCGGGGCCCTGACCGCTGCTCCAGCGCAGGCCACTGGGGGTGGCGGCGGCTTCCAGCGCCACGGTGACCAGTTGCACCGGAGCGGTGATCTTGTCGGTTGCGGTGGCCAGGGGATCGCCACCTTCGCCGACGGCGGCCTGACGGCTGCGGGCGATCAGGCTCTCGGCCAGCTCGGGATCACCCACGGCCCGGCTCACCTCCGCCAGGTCGGCCGTGGCGGGTGAAATGGCCAGGATGCGCCCCTCCAGTGAGCCGAAGCGCTGGGAGGTTCCTCCGTAACGATCGCGCGTCTGCAGGAGGGGATCGAGCTGAATCGCCGCTCCCGGGCGCAGCCTCACGGCGTCGGCATCACTGAACAGGGCCGTGGCCAGGCGAGGCCGGCTTTCCTCCCGGGGGCCGGGCCCGAGGGTGCCCAGCCGCTGTCCCGGCAGAACCGCCTGGCCCGGACTCACCGACAGACTCAGCAGCCGGCCGGAGCGGGGTGCCAGCACATCCTGGCCCTCCCGCTGGGCCTCCAGTTCGGCGCGACTGGCATCGATCTGGGCCAATTGCGCCTCCAGGGCCTTGATCTGGCTCTGGTTGCGGAGATAGAGGTCCTGCGCTCCCACCCACAGGGGGCTGTAACGGGGGATGACCTCCTCGCGGCGCAGGTTCTCCAGGGCCTGCAGTTGCTTCAGCACCGGCTGATTCGACGTGCGAAGGGCCGCGATCTGGGCACGAATCGCCTCCTGCTGGCGGGTGAGCGCCTCTCCCTGGCGGACCAGGGCATTGGGATTGGGTCCTACCGCACCCGCACCCGCCGCCGCCTGGTCCAACCGACTCAGACTGGCCAGCAGATCACCCCGCTGCACCACATCACCGATGCGCCGATGCAGTTGCTGCACCTGGCCCGGTGACCGTGCATAAAATCCCGATCGGCTTTCGGGTTGGAGCAGCACGGCACTGCCCTCGACCTTCACCGCTACAGCCGGTGACAGAGCCCAAGCACCCGTCAATCCGGTCACCAGGGCCATCGGCAACAGACGTGGGGCACAATCCAAGCTGGCCATCACGCCTGGCGTTACTGCAATCAATCAACCTTATCTACTTTAGGCTCTGCCAAATTTCCTTGGTTCAGGG
Coding sequences within it:
- a CDS encoding PAP/fibrillin family protein, producing MTAPPDTAEACRRALLEAQAHPPPQRRDLRPVVEQLERLQPADLERDRALLRGVWELFWSSSSQPWLREAPWLENLQVLDPEAGRAMNLLRLRGPLGGVAAISVVAAIAVEGRQRVSVRFERGGWIGPTLGAWRPELLARVRQATPAWLDITVLDQELRLCRGNAGTLFALRRRPDLRPEDLLPAA
- a CDS encoding S1C family serine protease, which codes for MSRHAKALSARQVFLRRADAVVAVEVADGMGAGVVLSRSGLIATSHHLIEGWSHAKVRCRDGRCSAAPIVRSFRDCDLAFLQLDAATAADTCRGIHGALIADRAPAGRLPAIGETVYAIGHPLGLDYTLTQGIVSGVDREIEGRRFLQIDAAINPGNSGGPLYDVHAELVGIIACTRLESEGLNFAVPAVRLYQLFNLYRQERQQGVLQYCSVCGAASRDLHYCDHCGALLARIDPSLEPAEEESAEEPADPQPSGLEAEGVVDPGIDPAADPVADPVASSACPVCGSFCQPQQRYCAVCGATL
- a CDS encoding hydrogenase maturation nickel metallochaperone HypA — protein: MHELSLLEQLRDLAVEQALAHDGGRIVAITLRIGSLAGVEAEALHFAHAVVMEGSLAEGSTLRIEPVAASWFCQVCALEFSGAGGDPTCPGCGAISRQLRHGRELELISLELEVPEQAVSDIESLDSAADSFRDP
- a CDS encoding phosphatidate cytidylyltransferase produces the protein MLPSPRTATSLSRLLSGWAAGGFGLVVVLLGGWWFTVALGVIVHLGLLEFFRMAQFKGIRPATKTTLVACQILLFTTMAATDGGGWLAVDLSAAVLPVSGAVICGWLLLQPVTGTIADIAASIFGLFYLGFLPSYWIKLRELADPMLAPNLASAPPLFTPGMALMLLACLLIVATDIGSYMIGRRLGRHPLSPISPGKTVEGALGGVGCAVLVGVLGGVLLGWRWGWLVGGVLGGVVALFALVGDLTESMMKRDAGLKDSGDAIPGHGGILDRIDSYLFTPAVVYSLVSLVLPLLDR
- a CDS encoding isopenicillin N synthase family oxygenase, coding for MVQEPEILDVDLLRFERGDGAARRAVVDGVRRSLATGFVYTSSDLPEDLLDTAYGMLARFFALEPEVKQRFRAPGSHGQTGYTGLLVETAAGSEQADWKEMLNWAAPLAAAHPLRRRYPHLYPEPVLPEQVVPGITAVLGHFHAAVADLQRRVLRVIALGLGCAETLFEEMVQDAPTLTRAIRYPPMAQAPSRSHLWAAAHGDINLITALPRATGPGLQVKVQGQWRDALPPSGRVILNSGLMLERLSNGLIPAGWHRVVAPPGSSEQRLSVVQFCHARPWTVLAPLPSCCTTENPPRHAGISAADALEDVLFQIQLLETPSPAESSPPLDQRQPS
- a CDS encoding phosphotransferase enzyme family protein, whose translation is MIQASVAHGHELREIAAQFHPGAGIIAIEPLGQGNVNDTFLVSLAGQTQPPLVLQRLNREVFRQPKLVMRNMQIVTRHVAARLQDLPDDPDHSGACRRSWEMPHILTPTDSADPWVERDGQIWRAMTYVPAARSLEMARDPAQAREVGYGLGMFHHLISDLPVDQLADTLEGFHITPTYLAQYHQLLGRCSAPPSAQEHWCQQFIESRQSLAPVLEEAKARGELQLRPIHGDPKINNVMLDAASGEAIALIDLDTVKPGLVHYDIGDCLRSCCNTLGEESRNPEAVQFDLGLCEALLEGYLSVARQFLTTADHQYLYAAIRLIAFELGLRFFSDHLAGNVYFKTSDPLQNLRRAQVQFRLVESIEAQEGPIRALLKRLGGA
- a CDS encoding DOMON-like domain-containing protein; protein product: MGVQSEPEMEPQLQPEAQSFTLVPFRSAPATPDHPTADPCLPGLSLTGFIQRLGPELRIHYCLRAPLAELLVPPPAQQPQRCDGLWMHTCLEAFLAVEGDDRYWEINLSPSGDWNVYRLEGYRLGLTPEASVRALPFLSQQSPQQLELAFHCHLPPPLAAAASVQVGISAVIEHRGGALSTWALDHPGPEADFHRREGFLLRI
- a CDS encoding TerB family tellurite resistance protein → MPTPSQLLPEADRDLLRILCCVAWSDGDFAAEEKQLLQRLVATYFLPEVDPLSAADTAEALADEAMQMEGIEELVQRLQTESDRQLALKLAFMMIRVSTSPGDASSINPMERVAYRRLVEALGLGEAKVQECEWAAEQELRQHSGLRGILASRFEWLGAWPSQELLETPGMQWL
- a CDS encoding YbjN domain-containing protein, which translates into the protein MATLPRFLAELVARLSLPPQPVSPVEDAVDLVDEVLESLGVSGQRQDGEEGFDWSFQVGSAPIEVAIHPNPVLGELTLEVRSPMLKLPCGNLLALYRRCLELNRIVVGCSIGVDQDVLVVAEERRLPGLDPPVFLQMLLNVASAADQFDDELAMEFGAIKLGQESADPDPE
- a CDS encoding Ni/Fe hydrogenase subunit alpha — its product is MTRTITIDPVTRIEGHAKITLHLDDDGRIADARFHVVEYRGFETFCEGRPFTEMAGITARICGICPVSHLLAAAKTGDKLLAVQPPPAARKLRRMLNLAQICQSHALSFFHLSSPDFLLGWESDPAHRNVFGLMAADPDLARAGIRLRQFGQQVLELLGGRKIHSAWAVPGGVRTPLSAEARQWILERLPEARATVALALEMYKTLLDGPLQHEQRCFGDFPSLFMGLVGPGGRWECIDGLIRFIDSDGRIVADDLSEDDYVSFLGEAVESWSYLKFPYYKPRGYPDGLYRVGPLARLNVCEAIGTPWADAELIEFRQRSGTAASGGRVVTSSFAYHHARLVEIVACLEGIEQLVTDDSLMEGRIRARASLNAQEAVGVSEAPRGTLFHHYRVNDDGLITRVNLIIATGQNNLAMNRTVVQIAREFIAEPVAAEAEIPEPLLNRVEAGIRCFDPCLSCSTHAAGQMPLRIELRAADGALLAARQRQ